ATCAAAAAAGGCCGATACACTGTTAAAAATCGTCTATGAGAAATTTATTAAAAATAAGTTGGCAGTGTTTGGGCTCATCACTCTCATACTGATTATTTTGGCGGCTATATTTGCCCCTCAGTTAGCCACTCATGATCCGAATAATCAAGTACTCACTGATCGTTTAGAGGCGCCCTATATCGTGGATAAAATACAAAACCCGGATGCTGAAACTCATAGTGAGTATTGGCTAGGAACGGATAACTTGGGACGAGACCTTTATAGTCGTCTCTTATATGGGGCAAGAATCTCTCTGATGGTCGGTTTTGCGGCTGCGTTCGGGGCTATTACCATCGGGACCGTTATCGGAGCTCTCGCCGGTTATTACGGGGGAAAAGTGGACGCATTCTTAATGAGGCTCGTCGATGTTATTATTTCTTTCCCTAACATCTTTTTATTGATTACCTTGGTCAGTATCTTTGACCCTGGTATTGACAAACTAATACTGGTGTTTGCCTTACTCGGTTGGACGGGTACAGCAAGGATTGTACGTGGGGAGTTCCTCACCTTACGAACGAGGGAGTTCGTCTTGGCCGCTCGAACAATGGGCATGAGAAGCAGTGCTATCATTTTCTCTCATATCCTACCTAACGCTATGGGGCCCATCATCGTGGCAGCTACCCTACAGGTCGGCGGTATTATCTTAGCAGAGTCCACTTTGAGTTTCTTAGGATTAGGCGTTAACCCTCCTACAGCCACTTGGGGGAATTTGTTACAAGGGGCTCAAAACTTCACGATTATGCTAGAAGCTTGGTGGTATCCTCTATTGCCTGGTCTTATGATTCTGATTACCGTACTATGCCTAAACTTTGTTGGGGATGGCTTGCGGGACGCTTTAGATCCAAAAACATTAAAGTAATCTTTCATTCTCCACAACGCCAAGCATATCTTGGCGTTATTTTTTTATTTTTGTACATTATTTTTGCAAGTGCTTTTATCGCAACGGCGGATGAGTTGAATGCTGGGAAATGTTATAAGAAGCATCATGCCTTTTTGCTCCATAGCGTGTACTAGCGCATATGGAGATACACACGAAGATTCTCGTGCATCTCGTGTAACTTGTCTGTGTGATCTGTCGTAATGATATATTGATCACCCTCAACACGGGAATCGTAATCGTGGTACCCACGTTCATGAAGAAAATCATCAATCACACTCACATCTTCGTTTTGAGTTAAGAGCATTTTATTCCCTACGTGATGCCCATTAAGATAGACTTCATAAATGTCATGGCTGCTTTTGAAGTCTTGGTCCGCATCAACGTCAATAAAAGGGAATAACGCACTTTCACTCATGTTTGAAAAAAAACCAAAAAAATGTTTATCTGTCATTGTACCCCTCCTTTGACTGAAATGTTCGGCATACCTAAGGTTAAATTTATTCTGTACCGATTGTTAAAGATTATGTTAGTCTCAAGCCATTTCTAATGATTTCCTCCCATTAAAAAAAGACCTACTGCTCAAGATGCAGTAAGCCTTTCTGTCTCAATTTTTTGCTCTGATCCTCATGCAACATTTATTCCAAACATTCCATCCTAGCTGTCAGATACCCCGGATATGTTAAAGATGTTTTTACCCATGTGTTGTGGGTTACAGTAGTTGTGGGTCACAGTAGTCTTGGTTTACTGTACGGATTTGATTTCCTTTATCACTTGGGTCACAACATCGTCCATTGTGGCTTTGCCCCCGAGGTCAGGTGTTTTGATCCCTTGGGCTAGGGTGTTCTCTATAGTAGTCAGTAATAGTTCTCCTAACGTGTTGTAACCAAAATGGTCAAGCATCATACTGGCTGTCCATAATTGGCCGATGGGGTTAGCGATTCCTTTTCCATATATGTCTGGAGCGGACCCATGTACGGGTTCAAACATGGAAGGGTATTGGCCATTGAGGTTAATGTTTGCTGCGGGACCAATACCAATACTCCCCATAATGGCCCCACCAATATCTGTTAGAACATCACCGAATAAGTTACTCCCCACCACAACATCGAGTGTTTCGGGACGCGTGACAAGGTAGGCACTCAGTGCGTCAATGTGCTGTGACTCGGCTTGGATCTCTGGATAATCGGCACTGACTTCTTCAAACACCTCATCCCAAAATGGCATACTGTGCACGATTCCGTTAGACTTTGTCGCACTTGTGAGATGACGGCGTCTGTCTTGGGCTAGGTCAAATGCATAGCGTATCGTCCGTTCGGTTGCTTTTCGTGTAAAAACGGCATTTTGGACTGCAATTTCATCATTGCCCTGATGGATGCGACCGCCTACTTCACTGTATTCTCCCTCACTGTTCTCACGTACAACGATAAAATCAAAATCCTGAGGGTTTTTTAAGGGTGAAGAAACGCCTTTGAGCGCTTTAGCTGGACGCAAATTGATGACTTGCTCACATTCTCTTCTAATTTTAATCAACAATCCCCAAAGAGAGACATGGTCAGGGACATATTTTGGGTAACCTACAGCTCCCAGAAAAATAGCATCTTTTTGCTGTAGTTGCAACATGCCATGATTTGGCATCATCACCCCATGCTTTAGGTAATATTCACATCCCCATGGAAAATACTCATAATTGAACGTGATGCCCCCATGAACGTCAGCCAATACGTCTAGAACTTTTACAGCGGCTGGCACCACTTCTTTACCGATGCCATCTCCCGGCACCACCGCTAAGTCAATTCTTCTCATCCGTTTGTTCACCCCGCTGATTCGATCTTTGATATTTTTATACTTTGACTAGCCATCATGTTCTGATGGCTCATCAAATTAAGTTACTTCAAGTTTAACGGCTCAAAGTTTTCTGCTTCAATTTAACGCTTCAGTTTAACAGCTACATAGTTTGGGCCAGCCTCAGAGCGGCTGGCCTTGTTTCGTCGAACGAGAACAGGTTGGACGGGTTTGTTTTTGACGTCGGTACGTCGAATTGACGTCACCCTGTTCTGGGTCACCAAGATCTTCAATTTTGATCCTCAATCTTGTTAGGGCTACGCACTGATAGGATGATCAACGTCTTTACGGGTGATGAAACGTTGGATTAGGGCTGCAGCACCAACGAAGGCGAAGGCATATAGGTCCCATAAAGGATCGGCATGAATGAGGCTAATGGCGCCTGCGGCAAGGATCAGACGTACAACGATGCCAGCGCCACGTCCCATAAACCATGCTTGTACACTTGCAGACAGCAGATATATACCAATCGCAGCCGTTACCACGGCCAATAATATGTTTAAGGTGTCTCCTATCATGAGCAATTGCGGGCTATAGAAGAATATGAACGGCACGATAAAGGCAGCAATCCCTAACCTGAAGGCTTGAACACCTGTTTTAAAAGGATCAGTACCAGCCACACCTGCCGCAGCGTAGGCTGCAAGGGCCACAGGTGGGGTGATGGCAGACATGACAGCATAGTAGAACACAAACATGTGAGCGATGAGCGGCTCAATTCCTAAGCTCACTAAGCCTGGTGCGACAACAGATGCCGCCACTGCATAAGCAGCCGTTGTGGGCATGCCCATCCCCAATATAATAGAAATAAGCATTGCAAACACTAAGGCCAAGAATATATTGTTGTCAGCGACACTGAGTAATAGTGAGCTAAACCGTAACCCTACACCAGTCAGAGCAATGACACCGACGATGATCCCTGCACACGCACACACGGCTAAGAGTTGAATGACGTTTTTCATCCCTAGTTCTAGTGCTTCTATCAGCTTCTTGAGCCCCATTCTTGTCGTCGGTTGTATCCAACTGATTACGAAACAAGCGATGATACTGATCGTCCCTGACATCACAGGCGATCGGCCCATCAGTAACATACCAATGAGAATCACAATAGGGATAAATAAGTACGCTTGCTTGGCAATGGTCTTAAAGGATGGCAGTTCTTTACGTGCGATCCCTTTCATGCCTTTTTTCAACGCTTCAAAATCAACCATAAAATAAACGGATAAAAAATATAGAAGTGCCGGAATTGTAGCAGCGATGACAATCTCTTTGTATGGCATCCCTGTAATTTCAGCCATTAAGAAAGCGCCAGCACCCATAATGGGAATCATAATCTGGCCCCCGGCAGATGCGGTGGCTTCTGTTGCAGCCGCAAATCGAGGCTGATAGCCGACACGTTTCATTAAAGGGATGGTCAGTGAGCCAGTGGCCACGGCATTCCCTGCCGATGTACCATTCATCATCCCCATGAGTCCACTAGAAATGACAGAGACCTTGGCTGGGCCACCACGCATACCACCCGCTAGGGCAAAGGAAAAATCAATGAAATACTTCCCTACACCCGACATTTGCAGAAACGCACCAAAAATAATAAAGAGCAAAATATATTTAGAGGACACGTCCATTGTCACACCAAATATACCGTCTAAACTGTAAATATACGTCACAAAACGATCATAGTTGTAACCGGGGCCCGCAAAGGCGTAAATGACAAAGGCGGCTGCTAAAAGAGGAAGCGTCCACCCACTCGTCCGTCTAGTGAGTTCTAGTACCAACAGAACGCCTAATGTGGCCACTATAGCGTCCATCGGTGTGGGTACAACGCCAAATCTAAACACCAATTCTTTAAAGTTCACAAAAATATAAGTGAAGATCCCTATACTGAGAAGGATCAATAACCAGTCTACAGGATGCACACGATGAGAAGCACCCTTCCATCCAGGAAACAGCATCAACCCTAGGACGACACCAAACAGTAAGTGCGCACTACGGAAAATCCAAGGATCAATGGCATTAAGATTTAATATATAAAGATGAAATAATGCCCCAAACACGGCAATAACAGTAAATAGAACACGAACTTTACCCCTTAACGATCGTGCCATAGAAGCACTTTCTATGTTTTCCTCTTTCATATTCTGGTCTATGGCCTCATCCACAGATGTTGCGTTTTTTTGTTCATGATGTTCCTGTTGATCTCGATTTTGACTCATGTCAGCACCTCCCTTAATGAATCAATTGACCTACCCTTCCAGTTAGAAGGGTAGGTAGGATGAAACACGTATCTCAGTTTAAAGTAGTAAAAAATTGGTGATACAAAAGCTTTATTGCACATCATAGATCGTAAATCACATCTAAATTATCAGCCTTACTCCCATTCTTCGGGATAAACGTCTGCAGGTAAGTCTATGCCGATCTCCTCATAGTAACGTATCGCGCCAGGATGCAGCGGCAGACTCTCGTTTCTTAAGATGGCTTCTTCTACCGCTTCCTCTGCTGCCTTATGCGTTTGCGTTAAAAAGTCTTGATTCTTATGATATGATTTGACGAGATCATAAACGAAATCTGCATCCATGTTCTTATGCACAATCCCAAAATTAAACATGGCGATCGTTTCGACATCCTCGTCTGTAGACTCATACGTATCTGCTGGGATCGTATATTCAAAGAAGTAAGGATACGCTTCAATCACTTGATCTCTCATCTCACCCTCAATACCAAAGATATTGATATCCCGCTGTGCTTCCACTTCTGTTACGGCTGAGATGGGGATACCGGCAGCAAAGCCGATAATGTCGAGCTGTCCGTCCATTTGCTGTGAAGCCATATCACTTGCGCCAGCCTGAACATTGTTTGTGTCTAATTCAAGGGCTTCGTGAATCAAAGGTAGGTAAGTCCCTGAAGTCCCACCAGAAGGTCCAACCCCTACACGCTGTCCCTTAATATCTTCAATGCTCTCTATACCTGATGAAGATACTGCCCACCAGTGGATAGGGGTGGTATACATCGGAAACACC
The genomic region above belongs to Caldalkalibacillus salinus and contains:
- the opp4C gene encoding oligopeptide ABC transporter permease codes for the protein MPNEDLQPAQHLEPDPIKTQKSSKKADTLLKIVYEKFIKNKLAVFGLITLILIILAAIFAPQLATHDPNNQVLTDRLEAPYIVDKIQNPDAETHSEYWLGTDNLGRDLYSRLLYGARISLMVGFAAAFGAITIGTVIGALAGYYGGKVDAFLMRLVDVIISFPNIFLLITLVSIFDPGIDKLILVFALLGWTGTARIVRGEFLTLRTREFVLAARTMGMRSSAIIFSHILPNAMGPIIVAATLQVGGIILAESTLSFLGLGVNPPTATWGNLLQGAQNFTIMLEAWWYPLLPGLMILITVLCLNFVGDGLRDALDPKTLK
- a CDS encoding TRAP transporter permease, whose translation is MSQNRDQQEHHEQKNATSVDEAIDQNMKEENIESASMARSLRGKVRVLFTVIAVFGALFHLYILNLNAIDPWIFRSAHLLFGVVLGLMLFPGWKGASHRVHPVDWLLILLSIGIFTYIFVNFKELVFRFGVVPTPMDAIVATLGVLLVLELTRRTSGWTLPLLAAAFVIYAFAGPGYNYDRFVTYIYSLDGIFGVTMDVSSKYILLFIIFGAFLQMSGVGKYFIDFSFALAGGMRGGPAKVSVISSGLMGMMNGTSAGNAVATGSLTIPLMKRVGYQPRFAAATEATASAGGQIMIPIMGAGAFLMAEITGMPYKEIVIAATIPALLYFLSVYFMVDFEALKKGMKGIARKELPSFKTIAKQAYLFIPIVILIGMLLMGRSPVMSGTISIIACFVISWIQPTTRMGLKKLIEALELGMKNVIQLLAVCACAGIIVGVIALTGVGLRFSSLLLSVADNNIFLALVFAMLISIILGMGMPTTAAYAVAASVVAPGLVSLGIEPLIAHMFVFYYAVMSAITPPVALAAYAAAGVAGTDPFKTGVQAFRLGIAAFIVPFIFFYSPQLLMIGDTLNILLAVVTAAIGIYLLSASVQAWFMGRGAGIVVRLILAAGAISLIHADPLWDLYAFAFVGAAALIQRFITRKDVDHPISA
- a CDS encoding tartrate dehydrogenase, yielding MRRIDLAVVPGDGIGKEVVPAAVKVLDVLADVHGGITFNYEYFPWGCEYYLKHGVMMPNHGMLQLQQKDAIFLGAVGYPKYVPDHVSLWGLLIKIRRECEQVINLRPAKALKGVSSPLKNPQDFDFIVVRENSEGEYSEVGGRIHQGNDEIAVQNAVFTRKATERTIRYAFDLAQDRRRHLTSATKSNGIVHSMPFWDEVFEEVSADYPEIQAESQHIDALSAYLVTRPETLDVVVGSNLFGDVLTDIGGAIMGSIGIGPAANINLNGQYPSMFEPVHGSAPDIYGKGIANPIGQLWTASMMLDHFGYNTLGELLLTTIENTLAQGIKTPDLGGKATMDDVVTQVIKEIKSVQ
- a CDS encoding TAXI family TRAP transporter solute-binding subunit; its protein translation is MSLQFNWKKTALTTMAAMSLLVTAACGSDEASSGESDEQAYPTEVKIGTASQGGTYFIYGGALGQLLEREYDIKSTVEVTGGPVHNMQLVQARDQDIGFVTLGPAYEGYTGTGWAEGNEHKDVRVVFPMYTTPIHWWAVSSSGIESIEDIKGQRVGVGPSGGTSGTYLPLIHEALELDTNNVQAGASDMASQQMDGQLDIIGFAAGIPISAVTEVEAQRDINIFGIEGEMRDQVIEAYPYFFEYTIPADTYESTDEDVETIAMFNFGIVHKNMDADFVYDLVKSYHKNQDFLTQTHKAAEEAVEEAILRNESLPLHPGAIRYYEEIGIDLPADVYPEEWE